The Acetobacter sp. DNA window GAGCAGATTCGGGGCGAATGTGGCCGGAACGGCGAGTGCAAGCAGGGCACGGCGTGTAAGCGACATGACATGGAACTCCGCAAAAACAGGGCCACTTGAGAAAACTGCCGGAGGTCATGACCGGTCTGACAGGAGAACGTCAAGTCCACAAAAGGTATCAGTGGTCCGGAAATATTACAAAGTGTTGTCGTTGTTCTGGTTTCTGCCGCAATTATGAGTCACTCTCGGAGAGTTGGTTCTACCGAGCGGAACCTCATTCTTGAAATGGCGCTGCAATGAAAAAACTTCTCTCTCTTTCCCTCGCGGCTGTGATGGCTGTCGGTGTGGTTCCGGTCGCGCATGCCGAACCCGGTGGCTGCATCAAGTATGGCGCTGCTGGTGCCGTGGGTGGTCATGTTGCCAATCATCATGGCGTGCTGGGCGCTCTGGGCGGTTGTGTGACCGGCATGTATGTGCGTCACCGTTATCGTAAGGAAGCCCGCGCCAAGGCTGTGCTTTACGACAAGGAACATCCGGGCGCGAAAGGCACCTACGCCGAGAAGGCCACGGCTTATGATGTCGAACATTCAACCCAGCCGGGCGCAATGAACCCCACAACCGCTGTGCCGCAGGTCAATGCGCCGCAGACCAATGGCCCTGTTCCGCAGGGGCAGCCTGGGCCCGATACGACTCACATGTGATTCCGTTCCGTGTGGTGGCTTCGGCTGCCACACGGACGCAGTTTCAGAGAGAGTCCGGTGTGCGGATGGCGTGCCGGTGTCCGTTCGGATCGCTGACCTCGACCAGAGAGGGCTCAAGATAGTCCGGTCCCAGCGGCACCTTCCCGTATCCGCCTGGAATATCCAGCACGTATGTCGGCCAGGCCAGTCCGGTTACGCGCCCCCGTAACCCCGCGAGAAGTCGGCGACCTTCCTCAATGGGCACATGAAAGCGTGCCGTGCCGGGAGCGGGGTCGAGCTGATGCAGATAGTAGGGTTTCATCCTGCTCTCGACCATGGCCCGGAACAGTCCTTCCAGAGCGTTTTCGCTGTCATTGACGCCGCGCAGAAGAACGGACTGGCCCAGAACGGGAATGCCTCGGCGCAGAATTCGTTTCAGTGCCTCACGCCCGGCAAGACTGAATTCGCGCGCATGATTGGCGTGAACGACCAGCCAGACCGCCTTGTCCGCATCCATCGCATCCAGAAGCGCTTCGGTGATTTTCTCCGGCGCGGCAAGCGGCACGCGACTGTGAATCCGCAGGGTTGTGACGTGCGGTATGGCGGCCAGTTCGCTCATGATATGCCCAAGCCGCCTTGGCGAGAGCATCAGCGGATCACCACCTGTCAGAATCACCTCACGAATGGCGGTGTTTTCACGCAGCCAGTTGAACGCGGTCTCAAGGGCGGCTTCGTCGAGCAGTCCTCCGTCCGGTCCCACATGTTCGCGCCGGAAACAGAAGCGGCAGTAAAGAGGGCAGATCAGTAGCGGTTTCAGCAGGGCGCGGTCGGCATAGCGATGAACGATGCCGGGAACCGGTGAGAGTGCATCGTCTCCAATCGGGTCGGCGAGTTCATGAGGGGCTGTATGGAGTTCGTTCGGTGAGGGGATGACCTGCACGCCGATCGGATCGTCCGGTGTCTCGATCAGTTTCAGGAAGGCTGGCGGAATTGCCGTCGCATACTGTTCCGCAACACGGGCGATGGCGGGCAGTTGCTCGTGCCCTACAAGACCAGCCCCGACCAGTTCCTCGGGGGAGCGGAGCGTGCCGGCAGTAGAGAGATGTGTCCCATGGCGAGCGATGGGAGAAGCTGACGAGGACATGGGCGCGCTTCTAATGGGTTTGTCTGTGTTTGGGCAATGTCGGGCAGGAAGGAGCAGGAAACGGGGCGTGCCGACGATCGCCTTGCCTGATAGGATTGCACGGTTCTCGCAGAGAGGCATGTTGAAAACGGGGAGCTTCAGGATGAAAACGGATGGCGCAAAGGGCGGTATTGAACAGATAGCGGAACGTCTGCCTCTGCTGCGTCGCCGTTCGCTGATGGTGCAGGGTTTGCGGGCTTTCTTTGATGCCCGGGGCTATCTCGAAGTCGAGACGCCCTATGCGGTGCCTGTTCCCGGTGAGGAAGTGCATCTGCATGTGTTCGCCACGGAACGGGAAGCTCCGACTGGCGAGCGGGTGCCGCTTTTCCTGCACACAAGTCCCGAATTTGCGATGAAACGGATCGTCGCCGCGACGGGGCTGAAAATTTTCCAGTTGGCCCGCGTCTGGCGGAATGGCGAGGGAAGCGCGCTACATTCGCCTGAATTCACCATGCTGGAATGGTACCGGCCGGGGGCCGGTCTTGAAGATCTGATGGATGAGACGGAACTGCTGGTCCGCACCATGCTCCCTCCAGTCGTCCAGCGAGACGGGTATGCGATCCCGATTGAAGAGCCCTTTGAAAGGCTGACAGTCGCGGAAGCCTTCCAGCGTCATGTCGGAGCGGATGTTCTGGCCACAGCGGATGACGCGGAAGCTCTGGCCGAGCAGGCGGGTGTTGTCCTGAGAGCGGGTGAAGAATGGGAGGACCTTTTCTTTCGGCTGCTTCTGGAGCGTGTGGAGCCTGTGATCGGACGGAACAGGCCGACCTTTCTCACGCACTGGCCCGCCAGTCAGGCGGCGCTGGCGCGCCGGTGTCCGGCGGACCCGCGTGTGGCGCTCCGATTCGAGCTGTATATCGGCGGCATTGAACTGGCGAATGCTTTTGAGGAACTGTCCGACGCCAGCGAGCAGAGGGCGCGTTTCGAAAACGATCGTCACAGGCGGGCGTTGCTGTATCCTGAGCGTCCGGACTGGCGGATGGATGAAAATCTGCTGGCGGCCCTGCCTCATCTGCCGCCCACATCCGGTATTGCGCTCGGGTTTGACCGGCTGGTGATGCTGGCCACGGGTGCGCCACGTCTGTCAGATATCTTGTGGCTGGAGTGATTTCGCGCCAGCATCCTGTCCGATCACTGTCGTCATCCTCTCCGGCCTGACCATGCAGGAGAAACAATTAGGGGAATTTGTCATGAGCATCAGGCGTAACGGGCCATTTCTGGCGCTCGCTTCCTTAACTCTGATTTCTCTGACGGCCTGCTCTGGCCCTACAAAGGAGCAGCGTCGTCAGCTTGACGCCCTTGTAGGCAAGACGGAAGTGGACGTCGTGCGCGCCTTCGGCGTGCCGACACGGACCTTCATGGCCAATAATCACCTGTTCCTCGCCTACATAGACAACGAGACCCAGTACTACCCGGGCAGCATGGGTTGGGGCTGGGGTTGGGGCGGTCCTGGCTGGGGACCCGGCTGGGGCTGGGGCGGCATGGGAGGATGGGGTGGCATGGGCGGCTGGGGTATGGGTATGGGCGGCGGTTTTCCGCCCAGCTATTACAACTCCGTCTGTCAGACCACGTTTGAGCTGTCTGACGGACTGGTTCGCGGCTGGACCATGCGGGGAGACGGTTGCTGATCGTCTCCACTTTCCAGAGGCCTGAAAAAAGAAGTAATCCTCCTTTGCGGTCTGGCAGGGATTTACAGATACGAAACCCGGACCCCATAGAGAGTAAAAGAACAGCACCCGCCGGGGCGGGGGCACGGGATTTGGAACGGGGATTCAGTATGCGGCCAGAGCGGGCAGTGCAGTGGAGCGCGGCAGGCGCTGCTATGGTAATGGCGCTGTCCGTCGGAGGATGCCAGAGCAATGCACGGCAGGATTCCTACAAGCAGGTAGGCAGCGTCTGCTCGTTCATGGCGCCGACAGTGTCCGGCACCAGAAACTACACACCGGCCAGCGACAAAGAGGCGCCGGACAGCCGGATTGCCTATGCCGACCCGGAAACGCCGATCTATTGTGACCGTCCCATCTCGGAGGCTGTTTCACAGGCGATCGAACTGGCGAACTATGCTCAGGCGCTGCACGTTTCCGGCTATTTCGCAGTCTTGCAGCAGGCTGGACCCTACACGGTCTTCGCCATTCCGAACGAGCCTCTGGCGCACTATTCGGCGCAGTTCCGGAACGGGTTGCTTGACCCGGCCAACCAGTCAGCCCTGAAAGCTCTGATTTCTTACACAATCGTTCCGGGAAAGTGGCCCGTGGCGAAGATCAAGAACCGTCTCGCCAAATCGCCGACGCATGCCTTCAGCCTGAAGACACTTGCCGGAATTCCGCTGACCTTTTCGCTGGATGCAACCTCCGGTCAGCCTTTGATCAGTAACGCTTCGGGTGCGAGCAATCATCTCTGGGTGACAGGCGTGCCCCAGTCCAATGGCGTTCTGTATTTTACGCAGTCAACGCTTGCTCCTGTCTTTCCGGCCCAGCCCGTCGTTCAACCTGCCGCCTCCAAAGGCGTCGTTGCGACACCGTTGCCTGCGACACACTGAGTTCAGTCAGACTGGTCCGACGTGTGAATAATGCACGTCGGCTTCGGACGTTCAGAGAACCGGGTAGGCACCTCCACTTTCCATTTCGAGGTCGCGTAACCAGCCAGTGACCGGATGGGCCTGACTGTGCGGAAGATTGTTAGAGCGGTATCCGTTCAGGCTGGATCACGGGTGTCGTTCTCAAGAATCTCTCTGTCAGGTGTCCATTGAATGGTCCTGCATGAAAACTATTTTTATTTTTATTATCAATATAATACATGAAAAACCTGACCGTGTTTCTTCGGTCAGGCAGCGTCGGAGCACGGAAATTTTTCGTGTAACAAATGACGCACCATCCGGATAACATGACACGTGTTACCCGGATGGTGGTTAGCAGTTCCTGCTGGTCAGGCGCTTACAGCGGCCTCAATTCCGGCACGCACGGCGTTGAGTGCCGCATCGGCTGCGCCGACATCCGGCCCACCTGCCTGCGCCATATCCCGACGTCCACCGCCACCCTTGCCGCCAAGAGCCTCGCTTGCCGCCTTGACGAGGGAGACGGCGTCAATCCCTTCTGGCAGGGCCGGGCTGACGGACACCACGACGCTGGCTTTTCCATCAGCCGTTGAAACAAGGGCGACGACACCTTCGCCAATCTGCTTGCCGATCGTGTCGGCCAGTCCCTTGAGTTCCTTCGCCGGGGTTTCTCCGACATTGCGGCCCGCAAAAGAAATGCCTGCTATGGTCTCGACCTTGGTTGCATTGCTTCCACCGGCCGCCAGCTTGCGCTGAAGGTCGGAGATTTTCCGCTCCATGATCTTCCGTTCGTCGAGAAGTGTGGCGAGGCGCTCTGGCGCTTCGGTCATGGTCACTTTCAGCATCGCGGCAATCTGCGAAAGACGCTCTTCGTTGGCCACAGCCGCAGCTTCGGCAGCGGAGCCAGCTACGGCCTCGATCCGTCGGACGCCTGCCGAAACACCGGTTTCCGAGGAAATCCGGAACAGGCCGATATCGCCCGTGCGACTGACATGCGTTCCGCCGCATAGCTCGACTGACCACGCAGGCTTGCTGCCGTCAGCATCCCTGCCGCCCATGGAGACGACGCGAACTTCCTCGCCATATTTTTCACCGAACAGAGCCATCGCCCCTTCGGCCGAAGCCTCATCCGGCGTCATGATGCGGGTCGTGACGGCCGTGTTCCCTCGGATACGGGCGTTCACTTCAGCCTCGATCTCGTTCAGTTCCTCGCGGGTGATCGGGCGTGGCTGGCTGACATCGAAACGCAGGCGGTCCGGTGTGTTGAGGCTGCCTTTCTGCATGACATGATCGCCCAGACGACGACGCATCGCTTCATGCAGGAGATGAGTTGCGGAATGATGTGCACGGATGGCGGAGCGGCGGGCGTGATCGACCTTCGCGGTGACGGCCATACCGGTCTTCAGGGTGCCTTCCGTGACGGTGCCATAATGCACCAGCAGGTCACCAAGCTTTTTCTGGGTGTCCGAGATGGCCACCTTTACGCCTGATGCTTCGATCTCACCGGTATCGCCAACCTGTCCGCCACTTTCGCCATAGAAAGGGGTCTGGTTGAGAAGGATCGCAACCTCGGTGCCCGGTCCGGCGGTTTCAACGCTGACGCCAGCCGAAGCAATAAGCTGTATCTCCGCCTGAGCCGTTTCCGTGCTGTAGCCAAGGAATTCAGTCGCGCCGAACCTGTCGCGCGCCTCGAACCAGACGGTCTCGACGGCGGTGTCGCCCGAACCGGACCATGCGGCACGGGCACGATCCCGCTGCACCTTCATGGCGGCTTCAAAGCCCGGAACGTCCACCAGATGACCACTTGAACGCAGAGCATCCTGCGTCAGATCGAGCGGGAAACCGAACGTATCGTACAGCTTGAAGGCCACATCGCCCGGCAGGGCACCACCCGCTGACAGTTTGTCCGTTTCTTCCGTCAGGAGCGACAGTCCGCGACCGAGCATCGCCTTGAAGCGCTCTTCTTCGCCGCGCATCGTTTCACGGATCAGGGCTTCCGCCTGAGTGAGTTCAGGATAGGCCGCGCCCATCTGCTGAATCAGGGCAGGGAGCAGCTTGTAGAAGACCGGCTCGGACGTGCCCATCATGTGCAGATGGCGCATGGCGCGACGCATGATGCGACGCAGCACATAGCCGCGACCATCCTTG harbors:
- a CDS encoding lysine-2,3-aminomutase-like protein — translated: MSSSASPIARHGTHLSTAGTLRSPEELVGAGLVGHEQLPAIARVAEQYATAIPPAFLKLIETPDDPIGVQVIPSPNELHTAPHELADPIGDDALSPVPGIVHRYADRALLKPLLICPLYCRFCFRREHVGPDGGLLDEAALETAFNWLRENTAIREVILTGGDPLMLSPRRLGHIMSELAAIPHVTTLRIHSRVPLAAPEKITEALLDAMDADKAVWLVVHANHAREFSLAGREALKRILRRGIPVLGQSVLLRGVNDSENALEGLFRAMVESRMKPYYLHQLDPAPGTARFHVPIEEGRRLLAGLRGRVTGLAWPTYVLDIPGGYGKVPLGPDYLEPSLVEVSDPNGHRHAIRTPDSL
- the epmA gene encoding EF-P lysine aminoacylase EpmA, whose amino-acid sequence is MKTDGAKGGIEQIAERLPLLRRRSLMVQGLRAFFDARGYLEVETPYAVPVPGEEVHLHVFATEREAPTGERVPLFLHTSPEFAMKRIVAATGLKIFQLARVWRNGEGSALHSPEFTMLEWYRPGAGLEDLMDETELLVRTMLPPVVQRDGYAIPIEEPFERLTVAEAFQRHVGADVLATADDAEALAEQAGVVLRAGEEWEDLFFRLLLERVEPVIGRNRPTFLTHWPASQAALARRCPADPRVALRFELYIGGIELANAFEELSDASEQRARFENDRHRRALLYPERPDWRMDENLLAALPHLPPTSGIALGFDRLVMLATGAPRLSDILWLE
- a CDS encoding fasciclin domain-containing protein → MRPERAVQWSAAGAAMVMALSVGGCQSNARQDSYKQVGSVCSFMAPTVSGTRNYTPASDKEAPDSRIAYADPETPIYCDRPISEAVSQAIELANYAQALHVSGYFAVLQQAGPYTVFAIPNEPLAHYSAQFRNGLLDPANQSALKALISYTIVPGKWPVAKIKNRLAKSPTHAFSLKTLAGIPLTFSLDATSGQPLISNASGASNHLWVTGVPQSNGVLYFTQSTLAPVFPAQPVVQPAASKGVVATPLPATH
- the alaS gene encoding alanine--tRNA ligase: MPTTNEIRSAFLDYFASNDHQIVPSSSLVPSNDPTLLFTNAGMVQFKNVFTGQETRPYARATTAQKVVRAGGKHNDLDNVGYTARHHTFFEMMGNFSFGNYFKPGAIELAWNLITKDFGLSKEKLLVTVYSEDEEAAGLWRKIAGLTDDRIIRISTSDNFWRMGDVGPCGPCSEIFYDHGPDVFGGPPGSPDEDGDRFVEIWNLVFMQFFEDPPGTRTPLPRPSIDTGMGLERFAAIMQGKRDNYDTDTFRSLILASAEVTSQDADGPFRASHRIVADHLRSTAFLISDGILPSKDGRGYVLRRIMRRAMRHLHMMGTSEPVFYKLLPALIQQMGAAYPELTQAEALIRETMRGEEERFKAMLGRGLSLLTEETDKLSAGGALPGDVAFKLYDTFGFPLDLTQDALRSSGHLVDVPGFEAAMKVQRDRARAAWSGSGDTAVETVWFEARDRFGATEFLGYSTETAQAEIQLIASAGVSVETAGPGTEVAILLNQTPFYGESGGQVGDTGEIEASGVKVAISDTQKKLGDLLVHYGTVTEGTLKTGMAVTAKVDHARRSAIRAHHSATHLLHEAMRRRLGDHVMQKGSLNTPDRLRFDVSQPRPITREELNEIEAEVNARIRGNTAVTTRIMTPDEASAEGAMALFGEKYGEEVRVVSMGGRDADGSKPAWSVELCGGTHVSRTGDIGLFRISSETGVSAGVRRIEAVAGSAAEAAAVANEERLSQIAAMLKVTMTEAPERLATLLDERKIMERKISDLQRKLAAGGSNATKVETIAGISFAGRNVGETPAKELKGLADTIGKQIGEGVVALVSTADGKASVVVSVSPALPEGIDAVSLVKAASEALGGKGGGGRRDMAQAGGPDVGAADAALNAVRAGIEAAVSA